In one Sesamum indicum cultivar Zhongzhi No. 13 linkage group LG12, S_indicum_v1.0, whole genome shotgun sequence genomic region, the following are encoded:
- the LOC105175576 gene encoding uncharacterized protein LOC105175576 encodes MYFPTRILSKTSPTRIKKNCQLKLPAMEIKVENDNESSQEICEQDVPLLVNKNLPEVERNLIQQAISQTFESTAHLANLLPTGSVLAFQLLSPIFTNQGECDTVSRSLTAGLVALCGLSCILLSFTDSFKDQKGNICYGFATFRGLWIIDGSVTLPPEIAAKYKLKFIDFVHALMSILVFAAIALFDENVVNCFYPAPSAGTKEVLTALPVGIGVACSMLFVVFPTKRHGIGFPVTNS; translated from the coding sequence ATGTACTTTCCCACAAGAATTCTGTCAAAAACAAGCCCGACAAGGATCAAGAAGAATTGCCAACTCAAACTACCTGCAATGGAGATTAAGGTGGAAAATGACAACGAATCGTCTCAAGAAATCTGTGAACAAGATGTGCCCTTACTGGTCAACAAAAACCTGCCCGAAGTAGAAAGAAACCTCATCCAACAAGCCATTAGTCAGACATTTGAAAGCACGGCACACCTGGCCAACCTTCTGCCCACCGGCTCAGTGCTTGCTTTTCAACTTCTGTCCCCAATATTCACAAACCAAGGGGAGTGTGACACAGTTAGTCGATCCTTGACTGCTGGGCTCGTGGCTCTCTGCGGGCTCTCATGTATTTTGTTGAGCTTCACTGATAGCTTCAAGGACCAAAAGGGAAATATCTGTTATGGATTTGCCACATTCCGTGGTCTGTGGATAATTGATGGATCAGTGACTCTACCACCAGAAATTGCAGCAAAATACAAACTGAAGTTTATAGATTTTGTCCATGCCTTGATGTCAATATTGGTTTTTGCAGCCATTGCTCTGTTTGATGAGAATGTAGTGAACTGTTTCTATCCGGCACCGTCAGCTGGGACGAAGGAGGTGCTCACAGCACTACCAGTCGGGATTGGAGTAGCCTGCAGTATGTTGTTTGTAGTTTTTCCCACTAAACGACACGGTATTGGCTTCCCAGTCACCAACAGTTAA
- the LOC105175577 gene encoding receptor-like protein kinase HSL1, translated as MLRHRYSLCFLLLVLFSPPLILCLNQEGLYLLRAKVGFDDPNGVFSGWNPGDDTPCKWNGVVCDSATGSVVSLDLSSSNLSGPFPSILCRLKSLSFISLYDNFINSTLVEDELALCQSLEHLDLAQNYLTGELPRRLADLPNLKYLDLTGNNFSGVIPDSFGTFQKLEVLALVENLLEGTVPAFLGNVSTLKQLNLSYNPFSPGRIPPALGNLTNLEVLWLTETNLVGEIPTSLGRLAKLTDLDLAYNSLTGQIPSSLTELTSAVQVELYNNSLTGEIPSKGWANMTSLRRLDASMNELTGTIPAELCELPLESLNLYENNLRGELPDGIAKSPNLYELRLFQNQLSGELPPNLGKSSPLRWVDVSTNKFSGQIPENLCANGALEELLLIENSFSGEIPATLAECRSLLRVRLGRNSFSGEVPAGFWGLPHVSLFELAGNSFSGGIAKTIAGASNLSQLILSSNKFSGSVPEEIGFLDSLLEISVNDNILSGSLPSSIVNLGQLVKLDLHNNELSGKIPSGIHSWKKLNELNLANNEFSGDIPDEIGDLAVLNYLDLSGNRFSGKIPVGLQNLKLSRLNLSNNHLSGDIPPLYAKEMYKDSFFGNPGLCGDIEGLCDGRGGVKNMDYAWFLRSIFILAAMVLIVGVIWFYLKYRKFNKAKRSIDRSKWTLMSFHKLGFSEDEILDALDEDNVIGSGSSGKVYKVVLSNGEAVAVKKLWGRTKSADESSDVEKGNLQDHGFDAEVETLGKIRHKNIVKLWCCCTTRDCKLLVYEYMPNGSLGDLLHSTKSGLLDWPIRFKVALDAAEGLSYLHHDCAPPIVHRDVKSNNILLDADYGARVADFGVAKVVDANAKGTKSMSVIAGSCGYIAPEYAYTLRVNEKSDIYSFGVVILELVTGKLPVDPEFGEKDLVKWVCTLLDQKGIDHVIDPKLDSCFKDEICRVLNVGLLCTSPLPINRPSMRRVVKMLQEIGNGNQPKTAGKDGKLTPYYYEDASDHGSIA; from the exons ATGCTGCGCCACCGCTACAGCCTCTGCTTTCTCCTCCTTGTTCTTTTCTCTCCGCCCCTCATTCTCTGTCTGAACCAAGAAGGCTTGTATCTCCTGCGAGCCAAGGTCGGCTTCGACGACCCAAACGGGGTCTTCTCCGGCTGGAACCCTGGTGACGATACGCCTTGCAAGTGGAATGGCGTCGTCTGCGATTCTGCCACCGGCTCTGTTGTGTCGCTGGACCTATCCAGCTCCAACCTCTCCGGCCCCTTCCCTTCCATTCTCTGCCGCCTCAAAAGCTTGTCTTTCATTTCTCTCTATGACAACTTCATCAACTCTACTCTTGTGGAAGACGAGCTCGCCCTGTGCCAGTCCTTGGAGCATCTCGATTTGGCGCAGAACTACTTGACCGGTGAGCTTCCCCGCAGGCTAGCGGATCTTCCCAACTTGAAGTACCTCGATTTAACTGGAAATAACTTTTCCGGAGTCATCCCCGACAGTTTCGGAACGTTTCAGAAACTTGAGGTGCTGGCTTTAGTGGAGAATTTGCTGGAAGGAACCGTCCCGGCATTTCTTGGGAACGTTTCGACGCTGAAGCAGTTGAATCTCTCTTACAACCCGTTTTCTCCGGGTCGGATTCCACCGGCGCTGGGAAACCTTACCAATCTTGAGGTGTTGTGGCTGACCGAGACTAACTTGGTGGGTGAGATACCTACCTCACTAGGTCGACTCGCTAAGCTCACTGATCTCGACCTGGCATACAACTCGTTAACCGGTCAAATCCCGAGTTCGCTCACTGAGCTGACAAGCGCAGTTCAGGTGGAGCTGTATAACAACTCGTTGACTGGTGAGATACCGAGCAAGGGGTGGGCAAACATGACATCATTGAGGCGGCTCGACGCGTCGATGAACGAGTTGACTGGGACGATACCCGCTGAGTTGTGCGAGTTGCCGCTCGAGTCACTTAATCTTTACGAGAATAACCTGCGAGGTGAATTACCGGATGGCATTGCCAAATCTCcgaatttatatgaattaagaCTTTTCCAGAATCAATTATCCGGAGAGCTACCTCCAAATCTCGGCAAAAGCTCGCCTTTGCGGTGGGTTGATGTTTCGACCAATAAGTTTTCGGGTCAAATACCGGAAAATCTGTGTGCCAATGGGGCTCTTGAAGAGCTGttattgattgaaaattcattttccgGCGAAATCCCGGCGACTCTAGCAGAATGCCGGAGCTTGTTGCGGGTGAGGTTGGGGCGGAACAGCTTTTCCGGTGAGGTGCCGGCGGGATTTTGGGGGCTTCCACATGTTTCATTATTTGAGCTCGCTGGCAATTCATTCTCTGGCGGAATTGCGAAAACTATAGCCGGCGCTTCGAATTTATCTCAGTTGATTTTGTCCTCGAACAAATTTTCAGGCAGTGTACCAGAAGAGATCGGGTTCTTGGATAGTTTGCTGGAAATTTCTGTTAACGATAATATATTATCAGGGTCCTTACCAAGTAGTATTGTGAATCTTGGACAATTAGTGAAGCTTGATCTTCATAATAATGAGTTATCTGGTAAAATCCCAAGTGGGATTCATTCTTGGAAGAAGCTAAATGAGCTGAATTTGgcaaataatgaattttcagGGGATATTCCGGATGAAATTGGGGATTTAGCTGTTCTAAATTATCTCGATCTATCAGGAAATCGGTTCTCTGGTAAAATTCCAGTTGGGTTGCAGAACCTGAAGCTTAGTCGGCTCAATTTGTCAAATAATCATCTCTCTGGTGATATACCACCATTGTATGCCAAGGAAATGTATAAAGATAGCTTTTTTGGAAATCCAGGACTCTGTGGTGATATTGAGGGTTTGTGTGATGGAAGAGGTGGAGTCAAGAACATGGACTATGCCTGGTTTTTGAGATCAATTTTTATCCTTGCCGCGATGGTGCTTATTGTTGGTGTGATTTGGTTCTACTTGAAGTACAGGAAATTTAATAAGGCCAAAAGGTCAATTGATAGATCAAAATGGACACTGATGTCGTTCCACAAATTGGGATTCAGTGAGGATGAGATATTGGATGCTTTGGATGAGGACAACGTGATTGGAAGTGGGTCATCTGGCAAAGTTTACAAGGTGGTTTTAAGCAATGGTGAGGCAGTCGCAGTGAAAAAGCTCTGGGGCCGTACAAAATCGGCAGATGAGAGCAGTGATGTGGAGAAGGGCAACCTTCAAGATCATGGTTTTGATGCTGAGGTTGAGACCTTAGGGAAAATCAGGCACAAGAATATTGTTAAGTTATGGTGTTGTTGTACCACAAGAGACTGTAAGCTTCTGGTTTATGAGTACATGCCTAACGGTAGTCTGGGCGATCTGCTTCACAGCACAAAAAGCGGCTTGTTGGATTGGCCGATCAGGTTTAAGGTAGCGCTGGATGCAGCTGAGGGACTCTCCTACTTGCATCATGATTGTGCACCTCCAATTGTTCACAGAGATGTGAAGTcgaataatatattattggatGCAGACTATGGTGCTCGAGTTGCAGATTTTGGTGTGGCCAAGGTTGTTGATGCAAATGCCAAGGGCACCAAATCCATGTCTGTCATTGCAGGGTCTTGTGGCTACATTGCTCCAG AATATGCTTACACACTTCGGGTGAATGAGAAGAGTGATATATACAGTTTCGGTGTCGTAATTCTTGAATTAGTGACTGGAAAGCTTCCTGTAGATCCCGAGTTTGGGGAGAAGGATTTGGTGAAATGGGTGTGCACCTTATTGGACCAGAAGGGCATAGACCATGTGATCGACCCAAAACTGGATTCTTGTTTCAAGGATGAAATATGCAGAGTCCTGAATGTAGGCCTCCTCTGCACCAGCCCGTTGCCCATTAACCGCCCTTCCATGAGACGGGTAGTCAAGATGTTGCAGGAGATAGGCAACGGGAACCAGCCGAAAACCGCTGGAAAAGATGGCAAACTCACGCCTTATTACTACGAAGATGCCTCAGATCATGGAAGCATAGCCTGA